The Chloroflexota bacterium DNA segment AAGTGAGCATTGGCTGCACCTTCGGCCCAGATAAGTGCAACTTCGAGGTCGGTGTGGCAGCAGACACCACGGCACTCTCCCGCCGGCGCAGGCCCTCCACTGGCACATCAGCCTTATTATGGTTAGACTGTAATAAGTTCCGAAGCAGCTAGGCCGGGGGAGACACACATGAACATCACGCTGAACATTGACGAGGAGACCGTCAAGAAGGTCCGCAAAATAGCCATCGACAAGGACACGACCCTGACGGAGATGGTCAGGGACTACCTTACCTGGGTGGCAAAGGGCGATGCGCTGGAACGTCAGCAGAACATTGCCGCGCTCGATGAGTCTTTCGAGAAACTGAGCCGCGACATGGGACCACGAAACTGGAGTCGTGAGGACCTTTATGCCCGATAGGAACTTCATCGACACCAACATCCTCGTGTACGCCTACGACAGCGCCGATCCCGCTAAACAGGAGCAAGCTCGTCAGATTATAAGGAACGGCATCGCCGACGAGACTGCCGTGTTGTCCGCGCAAGTACTCGGCGAGTTCTTCACGGTAGTGACTTCGCGCATACATATCCCACTAACTGCCGAGGAAGCAGAGGAAGTCCTGGGCATCCTCAGCGTGCTGCCGGTGGTCGAGATAGATCTTCGGCTGGTTCGCCGTGCGACCGGCATACATAGGCTCTACGGCATCAGTTACTGGGACTCCCTGATTGTAGCGGCAGCCCAGAGAGCTGGCTGTACGCAGATTCTCACCGAGGACCTGAACACCAGGCAGTCCTATCAGGACGTACTGGCCGTAAATCCCTTCAGTGAGCATGGGCAATGACCACCGAGACCCTGCCAGCAACTACCGCACCCGTACCGGCCACCCGCCGTCGCAGGCCCCGCTGCCAGTATCCCAAGAAAGTCCAGCAACTGGCTGAAGCAGTCGAGAAGAAACTTCCAGAGTACCTAGAAGCGCACGAAGTCCAGGCCATCATCAAGGCAGCAGAAGATCCCAGGGCACGACTCCTGATTATGGAGCAGTGGAGAGCCGGTCTGCGTGTCTCCGAGGCTTTGGCTCTTGAGGTGGCCGACCTGTCGCTCGATGCCGAACTTCCCACACTCCGGGAGCGACAGGGCAAGGGCAGGAAATCAAGGATAGTGCCGGTGCACCCGGAACTGGGAGCTGCGTTTCAGGTTGCGCTGTCCTTCGGCAACGTCTCAGAGGGGCGTATCATCGACGTTCACCGCTCGACTGCCTGGCGCTGGGTGCAGAGGGCGCACGCAAGAGCCGAGCAGCTCGGGGCGGTTCCACCGGGCCGGGAGATCGGAAATCACACGCTGCGTCACAGCTACGCACGGC contains these protein-coding regions:
- a CDS encoding tyrosine-type recombinase/integrase: MTTETLPATTAPVPATRRRRPRCQYPKKVQQLAEAVEKKLPEYLEAHEVQAIIKAAEDPRARLLIMEQWRAGLRVSEALALEVADLSLDAELPTLRERQGKGRKSRIVPVHPELGAAFQVALSFGNVSEGRIIDVHRSTAWRWVQRAHARAEQLGAVPPGREIGNHTLRHSYARHLLMNGISINYLSRWLGHSSIQTTLIYLELVPDPTGSLSIVP
- a CDS encoding PIN domain-containing protein yields the protein MPDRNFIDTNILVYAYDSADPAKQEQARQIIRNGIADETAVLSAQVLGEFFTVVTSRIHIPLTAEEAEEVLGILSVLPVVEIDLRLVRRATGIHRLYGISYWDSLIVAAAQRAGCTQILTEDLNTRQSYQDVLAVNPFSEHGQ